The nucleotide window TAGGAATATTGGGTTCGATAATGCATTAAAAGTGTTCATGTGAAGTATTTAAAATTAAGTTTAAAACTATAAATGGATtatatactcaaaggaggctgaaATCAAAGATGTAGTCTTGTCTCTGATTcagaaaattattagcaaaactatCGTCTTACAGAAATGTTCCTTCAATatgatttacaaaaatatcatccaaTTTAGTGTAAATCTTCTATTATTAACTTTCTTAGGGGCAATATTTTCGTGAACAGCATTTAGGACACGTTACTTCATTCAGAAAATATTTTGGTTATAATAATCTGGTACCATACTGAAAAATATACCAAGGTGGCCGACTTGAAACTAATTAGTTTAAGATCACATCCACCAGGAAAGCtaatcagaaaaaacaaatattaatatgCTGAAGTATAGTTACTCTGGTATTTAAGTAGGCAACAACCTGAAGATACATTTTCTCCTAATTATGACAAACCTTTGAAAGAggtaaaaatggcctaaatatatctTCTTGCCAGACACGTTCTTACACGTTTTACATCTGTACATAAGCATGCTGGCTGCAGAACATACGTTGCCCAAAATATCACAGGAAAAGCGCCACTGACCAAAGTTTAAAGGTCGATGGGGGATCCTGATATCCTTGAATTGGATGCACAGGATCTGGGGGTGTTAGGTTGtccaggcatcctgggaccaggtgTTTACCCGACTACAAAGGGTGGTAGGGAATATGATAAATGTAGCTGTTAAATAACGTATTTTAGGCTTACCCCATGcaccatcaaaagaaaaagcacacacaTAATACCATATTGGAGCTCTGGGATCCCaaaaagtgaagtggcatacactgaatgtagatgggtgatggtggtggttcgGGGCATATTTGACCTATGGTGTAGAGACTTGGAGAAGTAGTCGCTGGCTGAGGAAGTTTGAATGTCAATGGCCTACACAGATCCTAAGCTGGATGACCATTTGGAATGCTGGAGATACATGTGTAGAGATCTAGATAACAATGAGAATCAATGGATTCTGTCTGAAAAATGTGAGAGAAGTTTCTCCCTGCTCTACTGTGCGATGATGGAAATACAGGGGTATTtatatgttttcaaacattttttgcATGGTGAACCTGCTGGCAAAGGCCTTCACAAAGTTTTTCTATTTCCGATTCGTTTTATCGCAGAAAatcccaaaaatatttaaaaaacacaaccataCCACTGCAGTACAGTACTACAGTCAGACAGCCACAGCAGCAATAAAACCTAGAATATTACAGCTCTACAATTGAAGATGGCAACTACAGTACTGCGGCCACAACTCAAAAAATACACTAAAACAATAATGCAAAAAATTGCCACCACAACATTATTACTTACGCCAACACTACTGGACCACAATTCCAAAAGCACAACAATGAGGCTACATCACTATAGCATTACAACAATTGTCGAACATTACATTAGCAACACTACATACAATGCTCCAATGAAACAGTAACACAACACTGCCATAAGAGTAGAGCAATACCACTACAGCATTAGCACTAATATAATTGCAACACAACAATTGTACAGTACACCTGATCCTTTTTCCATAGTATCCAAATACTACCAACTCTGttggaacccacatctgtacctTTTGATCGCATTCTGTGTTTGTATCTAAGTTGTAACTCAAAAATAATGTTCCTTCATGACTCTTTTTCAGAACAGGTATTACAATGTCCTTGGGTCTCAGTTTAATATTATATGCAGTAGAAAGATGACAAAATGAGACCAAGTGCAACCATGCAGTTACCAATGTAAAGTGATGAATAGgtagaaaacagcaaaaaaaaagattaaaaaccaAATTTTCAATAGAAAGTTACTGTTTTCTGTACCAATTATTCCGaaagtttttgttttgctaacagcCTGTAACTATAATGTCGACAGCGTTTAGACCTCAATTGTCAAATGGGTGGGATCTTCCTCAGAGCATCAGTTGTTTGAAAACATTTGAAACCACCACTCAGGTAATTAGAATGTAGCATCTCAAAGATACTGAAGAGGGAAAAACAGTTGATGGTTCTGAAAACAGGAGAATTAATCTAAGCGTAAATCTCCAGTACAACAAAGCCGGGAAAGAAAAGTCATCCAATTAGCCCAACTCCCAGGGCATCTCCGACAGTTTTGTTTTATGATAGAAGCATTGATTTGAAACTTTCCCACAGCAAAAAATCCTAATACCTATTGTAAAAATAAGTCTTGAGAGAACATTGTTTTTTATTACAGCTCTCAACAGCTAGTCCTAGAATACAGGACCGCCTGAGATTTATGATTCTGCACATTTTAAGTTAGGCAAATGAGGCAGAAGAAAGAACGGCACTGGTAGACTCTCACAGGAGTCACGGAGTCTGGATTGGCTAGAGCATAGTTTCAAGTCCCACCAGAAGATGGTGCAAGTCCTAAAAGATTGTAAATAAATAATGTCTCAGTGTGCTCTCAGTTAGTAACTATATCTTATTTTCTTTTGTATGCTTTCAGAAACTGATCCCAAGACAGTAGAGCCGGTTTGCCAACACTGCACAAGTGATCCTATCCGATCTCTGATACCGGATCCAACAGCTTTGAGCAATGCTCCATGGCCACTCTAACACTGAATCTTCAGAGAGTTCCAGTTCTGGCTTTTTCAGAGAGGACAATGCCCACATACACAGACATGGATACAAGGACCCAATGCACCATGAATCTATCATATCTAACATGCTGAGGAAGAACTTAGTGAACACACCAATGGACCTAAACCTCTCATTTTCTTCCAGAGCTCAAGGGAGATGCTCCTCTGCAGAGTGTATCCAGGAGGATGGAGAAGGTAGCATTTCATCAAAGGACGGTGGTTCGCATTTTTCCTCACCCCAGAGGCCGACACCCTATGTGTATGAAGCTGGACAGCTTTTCAGCCAGCACTTGCAGGCCAAGAGGGCCCGTGTGGAAAGTATCATCAGAGGGATGAGTTTTGCTCCAGGCAACATTAGCCTTGGCATAGAGAGAATAGAGGAACGGGAACAGTCGTTAATGAAGGAAGAAGAAAATCCTGTGGAGAGCAAGCGAAAACGCAGGCTTGTATCACCAATAAGCCACCTCCTCAAAGAATCAACAAGGCCATCCTGGGAAAGTAATAAAGAAGAGGAATGCCAACAGCTGAAGAAGCGATTACGTGCTTTACAGAGGCAACTCAGGCAACTGCAGAAGAAGTTTGTACATGTCCATGAACTTAGTGATTCTGATCAGAGTCAGCAAAGGTCAGAAATAACTAAACAGGCAAATCTAAAAGAAGCATTCCACATCCATAGGGACAAAAACCCTTTGTTTGATGGTTATCAAGATCTTGTTTGGCGCCCTGTGTCAGAGATAAAAGTCTCGGAGGGAGAATCTTTCTGCAATGTGAAAAGATTTTCACAGATATTGAAACAAGAGTTATCAACTGCAATCGCACAGACAGTGGACACTGTGTTCAAGGAATTTCCTTCAAATTTGGGGCAAGTGGCCCTGAAGCCCAGCACTCCCCATGCACCAATCCCGGCTGAGAACGGCATTGCCTCCCCACTTCCCAGAGAAGTGCTCCTTGGAGGAAATCCCAGCAGAAAGAGTTTATCTAGATCTTGTCACCAAAATAGTGTCAGCTCCCCAGCACAAACCCAGAGTGAAGCTTTGTCTCTTGTCAAGAACAAAAGTTTAAACAGTCCTTCACCTCCCACGAGCCCACAACTGACAAGGAGATCTTACAAGTACCCTCAAGTCTCTCTATCATATCCGTTGGCCATGGCTCCTCAGGTGCAGGAAACTCATATTCTCAGCCATCTGCTTGGGTGCAACCAAACAGGACAGCTAAGCAGCTCACCCAGGGTTCATTCCTCCTCACCAGACAGGTCCTCTCCAGGATCAGTGGATTTACCCTGGGAGGCAATTCCCTTAAAATCAGGAACAAACTCATATCACATGAGCCACCAGCCCTGTGAGCTGCACTTCAGGTCCAGTCCGGTGGAAAGCTATGGTCTTCCGCAACTGAAGGTAGAATGCACGGACCTGCAAGGGCTGATGGATGGAATCTCTCTCAATACAATGCATATATCCTTTGCGGGCACTGGATCTTGGGCAAGAATCCATGGGTGTGTGTGTCAATATTTCACCTTTGAATACTTCTGTATTGCCTTGATTTGGGTCTCACGTGAGAGAATTGCATGTCTGTGTGATCACAATGTCATTCAGTTTCTCCTTTTCTGAATactattacagccttctgaggcttCCTGGTGTCCCTTGGACAATCGGGTGCTACTTGTTGGATCAAGAGGGAAATAGTTATTGGAGTATATGTCATCAAATAGATTAATGTTTGGAGGGATATTAAGCCCATTCAAAATAAATGCAGCAAGGAATGAGCTACAAAAAgcagctcagagagggaaggaaatgCATGACTGAAAACCTCTTGGGGCGAAATAACAGGAGTCCAGGTTTTTGTGCCATCTTCACCTTACATTCTTAGAACTTTAGCTGGTATACCAGGGGTGTGTGGTTAAACATCAGCACACCCAGCACCCAAAGGATAGATTGCAGTACAGGTAAATACCTCAGCAATAGACAGAATAGCTTCCCAGGGATAATCTGTGGTGCGAACTATGCAACTGCTCCCTATGAGTAGAATGTGGTACAGTGTCATGCCACGAATTGATTGTGTGGCTGAGCTAGGTGCTGGTTTCACATGGACTGACAATGGTGCATGGTGCAGTGCCATGCACTGGAATTGCTTGGGGAGATGTTCATGCAATGGAAGCTACTGACTTCCTTGAGCTAGACTGTGGTGCAACGTGTACAGTTGTTTCTCGACGACTGTTTGAAGTGAAGAGCATCCCGTGGTACCGATAAGTTGTTTCTGCTTTGGGCCATATTTTAACCTGGCTCTGACTCGCAGGAATTGTTGACTGAACAGCCAACATTCCAAAATGCCAGCAACTAGCCAGATTATTCCTATTAAAATAAAGTTGGGTGTGTTGTTTATATATGCATTCATTTACATATATTATTATATAGGGGGTTCATATAGTGCACGTGCTTGGATGATGGAGTAAAATTTCAAATATTCCAAAAAGTCACGTCTTTCCATAAATTTCTTTTTTGTGGGTGTTGTCAGCTTAGGAGCCTTTCTACTCTTCCATCTGGTGATTAATTCATGGTTCAAAGGTGTAGCACAAGTGGTTCCTTTAGGTCATTATAGTTATATAGTTCCAGGGGGTAGGATTTCGTACATACACCATGCTGGCACTCGAAACCGAGGCAGGGGAGTTATTCAAGTTTAACTTGGAAGTCCCCACACACATCGTTGAAGAGGGAGGTTTTCACAACCTCAAAACAGTGGAAGTTTGATTAGTGCCTCTAGTTTGGGTTCAGTTTGAGTGGCGTATTTGGATTTTGTTAGGTCACAGGGTGTCAACCTTTGCATGTAAACTGGACCTGGTCGACAGAACTCCTTGACAACTGTGCACACAAAAATGAAGATTTACCTTTGATGTACTGGAAGCCATTGAAATGCTTACAAAGTGTGTGGAGGTCAAATGTTAAAGCATTTTTGGTTGTAGGCACAGATGGCCTGTCTTATTCTTGAAGCCTGCAGTTTCTGTATCTCGACCTCGGTAATGTCTACATGGGTGAAGTTTCAGTGCGAACCTAAACTGTAATAGGGATCTTCTTAGTTAATCCTGGTTGTCAGTCTGTCGCAATAGTAGAACCCCTCTTAGCAAGGAGATTTAGATATTTGTACTTTTGACTACAGCACTGTTTTGGTGGCAAATGACAACCTGGACATTGTTTGGGGCCCCCAGACATTTCACTGTGTGCAGCGCGTTGGAGCTAGGCGACATACCCGAGGTCAATATGTCCCATTTTTGTTGTGTCCAATGGGAAAACGTTTTTATTGGGTTCAGATGAACTAATGTTGATGTAGTGACCCTGGTTAAGTAAAAAGTAATAATGACATCTAGTGCTGAGCTCATCTTTCCTGCCCACTTCTGCAGTCGATTTAGCAGATTCTGGAATTGACCCAGGTAGTAAGTAGGTGGTGGTTGAGCGTTCGAGGAGGATCAGAGGCTTTCATTTGCTCTCCAAGCATGGTTAAGAAGTCTTttcaaaatgttgtgaagattgttTCTTTTCCGCTTGCTGCTGTGAAGCCCAGTTGTTAGACATGTACCACATTTTTCACCTCCAGCGGTGCCGCGTTCCATGCTTTTATGTAGGAAAAGCTGTTCTGATATTATCCAATACTTGGGAGGAACTTGAGGATCTTGATCTCGCTGCATTTCACCTGATCCTCTCCTGAGTCTAAACTCTGTACTGCTCGATGTGAGAGTGAGATGAATTCCTCGAGCCTGCTGTCAAACGGAAGCATACTCGGAAATTcaaggattttatttttttctgttggtcATAGCATTGACCTATGGCTTATGTGCTAAAGGTCAGACTGGTGCGGATCATAAGTGGATAATAGACTGGAGAAATAGAGGTTATTTTGTCCCGATAAATGGCATTTTGGACGTGCTGGATGAAAGGCCTGTGTGCCATCCTCCCGACGGACTGGGGGGTGATTACCGTCCCTTCACCGGCGACGGCTGGTGGCAGCTGCATGTTAGGCTGGGGCACATGCCGTTGCCCTTTACTCTTGAGATAGTTGTATACTGACACCCTCGGTAAACCCGTGTAGTTTCTTGTATTTCCCAGGAGCGTatgctgtgtgaatgtgtgcacccAACATACTGCCATAGGCAGATATGCTGACAGACCTGTctgtaaacggcctacacttgtgCAAGAATCTGAATTGCATGGGCCCCGAGCTGCATTCCTGCCACCTTCGCTTTCCATTGGAGCTGACTGCAGACAGGCGGGAGCGAGATTGGGAAGTCTGGCCTGCTTTCCTGGGATATGCAGACCTTTCATAATGTAATGCCTGCCCTCCCTGTCCTTTGTAAAAATTACTGGGAAGGTCTGCCTGCACCGGGCTCGTAAAAGGCATACTTTATAAGGAAACACACCATTTCCACCTTTTCATTGGCACCGatttacacctcccccccccccccacacagaatAACTTAGGAACTGTCCCTTCATAACAAGTTCACGTATCTACCACGAGTCACTTTATCGTTCCTCACCTGGTGGGTATAGTGTTTCTTCCTATGCTTGAGTGCTTAAATAAATCATAATAAAATTCTTATATCAATTGAGCCCTTTCACGATCTAAACACCATCCAGCAGCTAAATTGCCTTAACACCCCTTGCACACTTTTTAACCTGTTCGCAAACTACAAACGTAAATTATGCTGGTATATGCTGATTTCCCACAAAGCGTTTTGCAAAGCTAGACATCATTGTGTGTATTGttgatttatatttgtttgtgcaAACTTTTTTTCTAGATGTTGAGTGATGTAAATCTTGCGCAAGGGCATTTAATGGTATGCCTAGCATTGCTAGGGATGCATGTTGTgaaatcacttagggggttattacaactttggaggaggtgttaatccgtcccaaaagtgacagtaaagtgacggatataccaccagccgtattacaagtccattatatgctatggaactcgtaatacgctggtggtatttccgtcactttacagtcacttttgggacggattaacacctcctccaaagttgtaataacccccttagtcttgcaTCTTTGCGTAATGAGGATCTTTGAGAACATGTCCTTTGAAGACAATCTTCTAGTCTGAACTCCTTTAACCCTGCGCGTCCTGTCATTAATTTGCCCTGCGTTGATTTTTGTGTGTAACTTATATCACAATATGTGCTTGTGGTAATGCAGCGTATGCTTTATTGTTGTGCATACTGGCAAAGTTTTTCCCCACAATTAATCTCAAACTCTCCTCGTTTCTTAAGGTGTTTCTATTATTGTAGTGTGTTGCGCCCGTGCTCTCTGTGGCTGTATGAATATCATGTGATCGTTCTTTGCCTTGGCATGTGTTCTGGCATTTTAACTTACTTTTATGTTGTATTTTTAGTTTATCCTAGCCTCAGTAGTCCCTTGTTCTGAACTTATCAATAACCTTGTTTTGACCTACCTGGACGTTCCGTTCCTCTGAAACACCCGTCCTGATCCTGGTGTCATGGCGTTTATCAAGCCATATTAACTCCATTaggtttaaattaaaaaacacagcCAATGATCTCCAGGTTTGAGCTGATTATATGGTGATTTCAAATCTTTGCTACACTTGCAAAATCCTGGAAATGGAAGTCACAAGGCAGCTAAAGGAAGACAAGGAACAATATAGGCTACTGCATGACTGAATTGGGATTAAGACCCAAGAGAGGAAATTAAACTGCAGGTGCCAACATAGAACATTACCTTGTTATCACCCCACATGAAGTCAATCAGGGGCACTATGCTTTTACTTACTGGCAATATACGCTATGACATATCATAGCATCCTAACAGTCAACTAATTAGAATCCATCAGCAGCAAAGTGTTAAACAGTGTTAACCTTATCACCACTATTCATCATAATATATGTACCAAATGGCTGTCTTCAATGAACAGTATCACATACAATTCCAGGTGTTCGCAGAGGGTCCAACAAGACTATGATCATCCAGATGTTTCTATTGATAGAGGAACGAGTTTTCTTTGCCCTCACTAAGTCATTCTTATAAGGTTGCATTTATGAACTGCGAAAGGAATGACATTTTGTGTAGGTTCGATTAAGGAAAGACATGCTTCTCAATCCGCTCAATATCCCACCTGACTCACTACTAGGGGACTAAAGTGTTCAGTTGACTACTAAGGAGAAGGCATGCAACTTCTGAAACTCAGGAAAGTGGTTTAAGGGTTGGGTAGTCAAGGATGTTGAACACCGCCAACACATCCAGAAGCATAAGAAATGACAAGATCCCGATTTCCTGTCATCTCATGGATGGTTGCCTTCCATATGTTCTTGTAAACAGCTTTCTCAAATTTTTAAATTACATGGATACATCCAGTATAGAGTGAAAGTTTCTTGGGTTATTTTCATCCAATAAGTGTTTTATCAAAAGAAGAgttgccaacattccttttgcACAGGAGAAGGTTCCTGCCTAA belongs to Pleurodeles waltl isolate 20211129_DDA chromosome 9, aPleWal1.hap1.20221129, whole genome shotgun sequence and includes:
- the PROX2 gene encoding prospero homeobox protein 2; amino-acid sequence: MLHGHSNTESSESSSSGFFREDNAHIHRHGYKDPMHHESIISNMLRKNLVNTPMDLNLSFSSRAQGRCSSAECIQEDGEGSISSKDGGSHFSSPQRPTPYVYEAGQLFSQHLQAKRARVESIIRGMSFAPGNISLGIERIEEREQSLMKEEENPVESKRKRRLVSPISHLLKESTRPSWESNKEEECQQLKKRLRALQRQLRQLQKKFVHVHELSDSDQSQQRSEITKQANLKEAFHIHRDKNPLFDGYQDLVWRPVSEIKVSEGESFCNVKRFSQILKQELSTAIAQTVDTVFKEFPSNLGQVALKPSTPHAPIPAENGIASPLPREVLLGGNPSRKSLSRSCHQNSVSSPAQTQSEALSLVKNKSLNSPSPPTSPQLTRRSYKYPQVSLSYPLAMAPQVQETHILSHLLGCNQTGQLSSSPRVHSSSPDRSSPGSVDLPWEAIPLKSGTNSYHMSHQPCELHFRSSPVESYGLPQLKEGLNPGHLKKAKLMFFFTRYPSSNILKTYFPDVKFNRCITSQLIKWFSNFREFYYIQMEKFARQAVAEGAADASELTVGRTSELYRTLNMHYNKANDFQVPEQFLEIATVTLREFFEAIISRKDLDPSWKKSIYKVIAKLDCEIPDTFQSPGFLQEILQS